A portion of the Vreelandella subglaciescola genome contains these proteins:
- the gloB gene encoding hydroxyacylglutathione hydrolase, whose product MLSVTPIPAFSDNYIWLLRQDASQNVCVVDPGEAAPVIEMLERESLTLETVLITHHHHDHTGGLSELISRYAPRVIGPDNPAIKGITDAVGEGDEVRVMGRLFEVMATPGHTLDHLSFFTPGIPSLLFCGDTLFCAGCGRLFEGTPEQLYTALNRFAELPEETLVFAAHEYTQANLVFAREADPDNKHVAHALQDCRRAREAERPTLPSTIGRELNINPYLRVHTASVRNAAGAQGANGDNLDTFTTLRKWKNRF is encoded by the coding sequence ATGCTGAGCGTGACACCGATACCCGCCTTTAGCGACAATTATATTTGGCTCCTGCGCCAGGACGCGAGCCAGAATGTTTGCGTGGTAGACCCCGGTGAAGCCGCTCCGGTGATCGAGATGCTCGAGCGCGAGTCGCTCACTCTGGAAACGGTGCTGATCACCCATCACCACCATGATCATACCGGCGGACTCAGCGAGCTGATCAGCCGCTATGCTCCCCGGGTGATCGGGCCGGACAATCCCGCTATCAAGGGCATAACCGACGCCGTAGGCGAAGGGGACGAAGTGCGCGTCATGGGGCGCCTGTTTGAAGTCATGGCAACGCCCGGCCACACCCTGGACCACCTCAGTTTTTTCACCCCGGGCATCCCCTCGCTGCTGTTCTGCGGCGACACGCTGTTTTGCGCCGGCTGCGGCAGACTGTTTGAAGGCACGCCCGAACAGCTTTACACCGCGCTTAATCGCTTTGCCGAACTGCCCGAGGAAACCCTCGTCTTTGCAGCCCATGAATATACCCAGGCCAACCTGGTATTTGCCCGCGAGGCGGACCCTGATAATAAACATGTGGCCCATGCCCTGCAGGATTGCCGGCGTGCGCGCGAGGCCGAGCGGCCGACGCTGCCCAGTACAATTGGACGCGAGTTGAACATTAACCCCTATTTGCGTGTCCATACCGCCAGCGTGCGCAACGCCGCCGGTGCCCAGGGCGCCAACGGCGATAACCTTGACACCTTTACCACGCTGCGGAAATGGAAAAACCGTTTTTAA
- a CDS encoding methyltransferase domain-containing protein: protein MSTSQADVAWRERLASSRRYWRSERGKTLVAAQTACLGPLLESRRDQHGLELSMGASLLAQTPLARSSHVMQWAPARQCAEHESTLVCPPGALALPDECIDVTLVHHFLEHCPHAHRGLAEAARVTSDSGLLVIFGFHPLGVATLEHRLGPKRREYPGNGVWKTPGRLRDWLEFVDFEVERVDYCGFRALGTKACRERWEALGRRYNLPWGASYMIRARRKRHRAPVQRLRFGLQAPAASRPFGATRLQSTAPDNDTRKRKMR from the coding sequence ATGTCAACTTCGCAGGCGGATGTCGCGTGGCGCGAGCGGCTGGCGTCAAGCCGGCGCTACTGGCGCTCCGAGCGTGGAAAAACGCTTGTCGCGGCACAGACAGCCTGCCTGGGGCCGCTACTCGAATCGCGTCGGGATCAGCACGGTCTGGAACTCTCGATGGGGGCGTCGCTGCTGGCGCAAACGCCGCTGGCCCGCTCATCCCATGTGATGCAATGGGCGCCAGCGCGGCAATGTGCCGAGCACGAATCCACTCTTGTCTGCCCGCCCGGGGCGCTGGCGCTCCCCGATGAATGTATCGATGTCACACTGGTTCACCACTTTTTGGAACACTGCCCCCATGCGCACCGCGGGCTCGCCGAGGCGGCGCGCGTCACGAGTGATAGCGGCTTGTTGGTGATTTTCGGCTTTCACCCGCTGGGCGTGGCCACGCTGGAGCACCGCCTTGGCCCGAAGCGCCGGGAGTACCCCGGCAACGGCGTCTGGAAAACACCGGGCAGGCTGCGTGACTGGCTGGAATTTGTCGACTTTGAAGTCGAGCGCGTAGACTACTGCGGGTTTCGCGCCCTCGGCACCAAGGCGTGCCGCGAGCGCTGGGAAGCGCTTGGGCGGCGCTATAACCTGCCGTGGGGCGCCAGCTATATGATCCGGGCGCGGCGCAAACGCCACCGCGCCCCCGTGCAGCGGCTCAGGTTTGGCCTGCAAGCACCGGCTGCATCGCGCCCGTTTGGTGCTACACGCCTGCAGTCAACGGCACCGGACAATGACACCCGTAAAAGGAAGATGCGTTGA
- a CDS encoding transglycosylase SLT domain-containing protein — protein sequence MTYRTMRQRFLLSAGSTVMMSLLLAATEQHAAAMPSVAGAATLASSSYSSPQPTSYRASSGTSDSTSHGTPAGITATVAHPSLTPDVTSRSFFWDAVDAVPQDAWTQLRKSFTWDIDALPPSARARVDKWIARYRQSPENIVSITREARPWLAWITQQVEERGLPGEIALLPFIESSFDPGARSYRGAAGLWQFMPRTGDALGLVRNGRYDGRLDVTASTGAALDYIEMQADQWYGGDIPLSLAAYNAGAGTVNGARRQAQRQGRGGDYWALNTLPGETMQYLPKLYAIAQIIGDPERYNVSLPEIHAAPAFASVTIDRRITLKSASRLLDVSQSRLARLNPGLLQGTLDPGNARTLLVPSDADRQAIAALSGTDNRSGAQVASTHRVERGDNLSAIATRYNVSQQDLIRWNAIDRPSTLQPGQLLSLSGG from the coding sequence ATGACCTATCGCACAATGCGCCAACGCTTTCTGCTCAGCGCCGGCAGCACGGTAATGATGAGCCTGCTGCTTGCCGCCACCGAACAGCACGCCGCGGCCATGCCCAGCGTTGCCGGCGCCGCGACGCTTGCCAGCTCGTCTTATAGTTCGCCTCAGCCTACGTCTTATAGGGCTTCTTCCGGTACCTCCGACAGCACCTCTCACGGCACGCCGGCGGGTATAACGGCGACTGTCGCGCATCCTTCGTTGACGCCTGATGTTACCTCCCGAAGCTTCTTCTGGGACGCGGTGGATGCCGTACCGCAGGATGCTTGGACGCAGCTGCGCAAAAGCTTTACCTGGGATATCGACGCGCTGCCGCCCAGCGCCCGGGCGCGCGTGGACAAGTGGATCGCTCGCTATCGCCAAAGCCCGGAAAACATTGTCAGCATTACGCGTGAAGCCAGGCCGTGGCTGGCGTGGATTACCCAGCAGGTCGAAGAACGCGGTCTGCCGGGCGAGATCGCGCTGCTGCCATTCATCGAAAGCTCATTTGACCCCGGTGCACGCAGCTACAGAGGAGCGGCCGGCCTGTGGCAGTTCATGCCGCGCACCGGTGATGCACTTGGCCTGGTGCGTAACGGGCGCTATGACGGCCGTCTGGACGTCACCGCCTCAACCGGTGCCGCCCTTGACTACATCGAAATGCAGGCCGACCAGTGGTACGGCGGCGATATCCCTTTGTCACTGGCGGCGTATAACGCCGGTGCCGGTACGGTTAACGGCGCCCGCCGCCAAGCTCAGCGTCAAGGCCGCGGCGGCGATTACTGGGCACTCAACACCCTGCCCGGTGAAACCATGCAGTACTTGCCCAAGCTTTACGCGATCGCCCAGATTATTGGCGATCCCGAGCGCTATAACGTCAGCCTGCCCGAGATTCACGCCGCCCCAGCGTTTGCCAGCGTGACGATTGACCGGCGTATCACGTTAAAAAGCGCCTCCCGGCTGCTCGACGTTAGTCAGTCGCGGCTGGCACGGTTGAACCCGGGGCTGCTTCAGGGCACGCTAGACCCCGGCAACGCCCGCACGTTGCTGGTACCCAGTGATGCTGATCGCCAGGCAATTGCCGCACTTTCCGGCACCGATAACCGCAGCGGAGCGCAGGTAGCGTCAACCCATCGCGTTGAGCGCGGCGACAATCTTTCGGCCATTGCCACACGCTACAACGTAAGCCAGCAGGATCTGATTCGCTGGAACGCCATTGACCGCCCCAGCACGTTACAGCCCGGGCAGCTTTTGTCCCTGTCAGGCGGCTAG
- the rnhA gene encoding ribonuclease HI — MSTQASTPLPCVTVYTDGACRGNPGVGGWGVVLQSGDHEKTLYGFEAHTTNNRMELMAAISALRTLNTPCEIALWTDSQYVRQGITQWIHNWLKRGWKTAAKQPVKNAELWQALHAETQRHRVEWHWVKGHSGHPGNERADALANQAIDENIG, encoded by the coding sequence TTGAGTACACAAGCAAGCACGCCCCTGCCATGCGTGACGGTTTATACCGACGGCGCCTGCCGGGGCAACCCCGGCGTTGGCGGCTGGGGCGTGGTACTGCAAAGCGGCGACCATGAAAAAACGCTTTACGGCTTTGAAGCCCATACGACCAATAACCGCATGGAGCTGATGGCCGCGATCAGCGCGCTGCGCACCCTGAATACCCCCTGCGAGATAGCGCTTTGGACCGATTCCCAATACGTCCGTCAGGGCATTACCCAGTGGATTCATAACTGGCTGAAACGCGGCTGGAAAACCGCTGCCAAACAGCCGGTCAAAAACGCCGAGCTGTGGCAGGCGCTGCATGCCGAAACACAGCGTCATCGCGTTGAATGGCACTGGGTCAAAGGGCATAGCGGCCATCCCGGCAACGAGCGCGCCGATGCCCTGGCCAATCAGGCCATCGATGAGAATATTGGATAA